The Magnolia sinica isolate HGM2019 chromosome 10, MsV1, whole genome shotgun sequence genome includes a window with the following:
- the LOC131217379 gene encoding uncharacterized protein LOC131217379 gives MEDDLNSWMIVLYELSEMLKEVRSSSQLYIFQGPSELMPLNHLCYGVEGYPASGILESSTSSASTRAHREFFSICVTPKDVNRLAVEGNAFCPTTLSSAKTFSGLQQNFIASNLRLCN, from the exons ATGGAAGACGATCTGAACTCCTGGATGATCGTGCTGTACGAGCTCTCTGAAATGCTGAAAGAAGTCCGCAG CTCTTCTCAGCTGTATATATTCCAAGGACCATCTGAGTTGATGCCACTT AATCATTTGTGTTATGGAGTGGAAGGTTATCCAGCATCGGGCATCCTTGAATCTTCAACTTCTTCGGCATCGACACGTGCCCACCGTGAATTCTTTTCAATTTGTGTAACTCCCAAAGACGTAAATCGACTAGCTGTGGAAGGAAATGCATTTTGCCCCACCACGTTGTCTTCTGCAAAGACCTTTTCCGGTCTACAACAGAATTTTATTGCAAGTAATTTGAGATTATGTAACTGA